Proteins encoded in a region of the Diabrotica virgifera virgifera chromosome 4, PGI_DIABVI_V3a genome:
- the LOC126883435 gene encoding uncharacterized protein LOC126883435 → MPDPVQIPSGKSNLTSFPTASPQHVLPIPKVEQNKKRTSRKKGKTAILTLSPYFEELKKAKEETKTKAAKKVERVKRKVSFSKDGSKATKEKVVKKKRVLLNKDLKDKTRDSDSSDTEDDAECLYCQDFYSTSNEGWVACSSCYSWGHNSCADVDSEDDESVFICELCVN, encoded by the coding sequence ATGCCAGATCCTGTTCAAATTCCTTCAGGTAAAAGTAACCTAACGTCATTTCCGACTGCTTCTCCTCAACATGTTCTACCGATACCGAAAGTGGAACAGAATAAGAAAAGAACTTCTCGAAAAAAAGGAAAAACAGCAATTCTGACTTTATCGCCATATTTCGAAGAGTTGAAAAAGGCCAAGGAAGAAACAAAAACTAAGGCGGCTAAAAAAGTAGAGCGAGTAAAAAGAAAAGTCAGCTTCAGTAAAGACGGAAGTAAAGCCACTAAAGAGAAAGTGGTTAAAAAGAAGAGGGTGTTGTTAAATAAAGATCTGAAAGACAAGACAAGAGACTCTGATTCCAGTGACACTGAAGATGATGCCGAGTGTTTATACTGCCAAGACTTCTATTCAACTTCCAATGAAGGATGGGTAGCATGCTCATCGTGCTACAGTTGGGGACATAATTCTTGTGCAGACGTAGATAGTGAGGATGATGAATCAGTTTTCATCTGTGAATTATgtgtaaattaa